A genomic window from Cotesia glomerata isolate CgM1 linkage group LG7, MPM_Cglom_v2.3, whole genome shotgun sequence includes:
- the LOC123268925 gene encoding polyamine-modulated factor 1-binding protein 1-like, with product MNIHAQTMADDLLIKEKEFRRINKELESKTHKLLEEIDTVINNNHKNNFETEIVKFRTQSAFNFFNSEYKSAENQEIKNDRRDDFDYEEEIFSLKSENKKNQDVIIKFLKAKIKLLTGEVDILKDDLKKKCDLIRDLENNNKKISECKEKLVTQINNLKDNIGKLENNISTQQNDIQAHLNENNSLKKEIQKLNKEIKSTTQQINILDLRLNRSLEDNEKLKNSLKSSKNEERNNVNKIRKLEDHIKVITKNNERLRQELVQAFRKQSLLVDNLKKQKAYLETTRQVELTRDDFLKIIKAYV from the exons ATGAATATACACGCGCAAACAATGGCtgatgatttattaataaaagaaaaagaatttcGCCGGATAAATAAAGAGCTTGAATCAAAAACTCATAAACTTTTGGAAGAAATAGATACagtgattaataataatcataaaaataattttgaaacagAAATTGTCAAATTTCGGACGCAGTcggcttttaatttttttaattcggaGTACAAGTCAGCTGAGaatcaagaaattaaaaatgacag AAGAGATGATTTTGATTATGAAGAAgagattttttcattaaaaagtgaaaataaaaaaaatcaagatgttattattaaatttttaaaagccaAAATTAAATTGCTGACAGGTGAAGTTGATATTCTTAaggatgatttaaaaaaaaagtgtgatTTAATCCGAGATTTagagaataataataagaagatAAGTGAGTGTAAAGAAAAGTTAGTgacacaaataaataatttaaaagataatattGGCAAGTTGGAAAATAATATTAGTACTCAACAAAATGACATACAGGcgcatttaaatgaaaataattcattgaaaaaa gaaATTCAAAAACTTAACAAAGAAATCAAAAGTACGACGCAgcagataaatattttagatttaagACTGAACCGTTCGTTGGAAgacaatgaaaaattgaagaacAGTCTCAAGTCGAGTAAAAACGAAGAaagaaataatgtaaataaaatacggAAGCTTGAAGATCATATTAAAgtgataacaaaaaataatgaaaggTTGAGACAAGAATTGGTGCAAGCTTTCAGGAAACAAAGTTTGCTAGTGGATAATTTGAAGAAACAAAAAGCTTATTTAGAGACAACAAGACAAGTTGAACTCACGCGTGATGATTTCTTAAAGATAATTAAGGCGTacgtgtaa